Within the Natranaeroarchaeum sulfidigenes genome, the region AGTAGGTCAACACCACCTGTACCGCCGATTCCTCACGCTCGTCCAGCAGCTCGTAGGCCCGTCCGGCTTCCTCGAAGGGAATCTGATGACTGACGAGTGACCCCGCATCCATTCGCCCGAGCCACTCCAGCGCCGTGTCCATGCGTCGGTCGGTATCCCACCTGCCGCGCAGTTCGGGATCGATGGTACTCACCTGGCTGGAGACGAGTTCGATCCGATTGCGGTGGAACCGGCTTCCGAAGTCGATCCGGGCGCGTTTGGTCCCATACCAGGAGCCGACAACGACGCGACCGTCGTAGCTGACAACTCCGATGGCATCGTCGAGGGCGTCGGGCTGGCCAGACAGCTCGACTGCAACGTCGACCTCGCCTGCGTGCTCGCCGAGATGCTCCGGATGACAGCCGGTATCAGCTCCTAACTCCACGGCGAGTGCCCGACGGCTCTCGATCGGATCGACGGCGACCAGTCGGTCGAGGGGGAACTCCGAGAGGAGTCGCACCGTACACAGCCCGATGACGCCGGCACCAAATACGACGACCTGCTCGCCCAGACGTGGGTGAACATCGAGCGTCAGGTTCGTCGCGGTCTCGACGGTCGGTAACAGCGTCGCGTGCTCGGCCGAGAGTTCCTCGGGGACCTCGATCACGTCGTCCGGTCGGGCGCTGAACCGTGTCTGGTGTGGGTTGAACGCGAACACCCGTTTACCGACCCAGTCGCCCTCGACGTCTCGTCCCCTATCGACTACCTCGCCCACTGCAGCGTAGCCGTACTGCATCGGATACGAGAATTCACCACGGAGACTCTCGATGGTCTCGTCGACTGCCGTTTCGGGCGGCGTCTCGTTCCGGTAGACCAGCAGTTCGGTCCCTGCGCTCACCGCCGAGAACTCGGTCTCTATCAGTAGTTCGTCCGAGGCGGGGCCGTCGATCTCTATTGATCGGGTTTCGACGGTCCGTTCGTCGGTAAAATACAGCGCGCTCGCGTTCATCGATCGATAGTTGCCTGAGGGCTGAACCGCTCGATCCGTCGGCCCGTCTCCCGACATTCTTCGAGCGCCAGTTTCGCCCGATACCCTGCCTTATGTGGGGTTTCACCCTCGCCGACCCCCACTTGCAGGTCGATCCCGGTCGTTGCCTGCACGTGCTCTCTCGCCCCCTCGAACGCACCCTCGTCGAGTGACGGACAGAGTGCAATGATGTTGTCGCCGCCGACGAATCGGGCGATCCCCTCGTGCTCTTCGCGCAGGTACGACGCGAGCGAAACAGTCGCCCGCTGGATCGCAAGTGAGGTCTCCCCTGCGGCTTTCTGATCCGTAAACTCGCCGGTGACGTCGACCACGTCGAAATGAGCGACGGTCAGCGACCCGCGAGTGTCCCCGACTGCTCCGGCTGTCGCCAGTTGCTCGGTTCTGTCCGCGTCCTGTGCACTTCCTTCCGCCTGGAGCGCCTGCGAGGCGGCCCCCAGCGCCTCGGTCGGCGTCCGGCCGACGCCGATTCCGATGCTCACTGTCACCGGGAACTGGTTCCTGATCTGTTCCTGGAATCGCTCGTGGTCCGGTACGGTCATCCCGTCTGTGACGGCGATCATGTTGTCGAACCGGTCGAAGAAGGCGTAGCCGTCGTGGTTGCCGACGAAATCGGCGAGGGCCGCGTACAGCCGTGCCTGTAGTGCCTGCAGATCCGTCTCGCGACGCGGCGACGGCGTCACCGTCCACGGCCCGTAGTTGTCCAGCTGGACGAGTGAGATCTGGATCGACTCCCGTGTGCTAGTCACAGGACCACTCAGGATTCTCCTGTAATAATCGGTCGTGTTCCGGCAAGGGCTCTCGCGGAGTAGAGTGGCTGCTCTCCCCTGATCCGATAGTTGACTCTTGTGACCTGCCCTTCAACGACAGACGGATGTGTGTTCGGTCGAAGAGCCGCGCAATGACGGACAGGGGTGACGAGTCTCGGGTCCACTCGCTCGTCTCGATCGCTCGCGGAGCCTCCCTCTACACCGTCGGGAAAATCGTCTCCGACGCCGGTGAGTTTCTCGTCCACCTGCTCGTCTCGCGCTGGCTCGGGGCAGGCCTGTACGGATTGTTCGCGTACGGCAAGACGATCGCGTTTACGGCCTTGCTCCTGACGAACCTCGGCTCTGACACGTCCATTCTCAAGTATCTCCCCCAGTACGAGGATGAGCCCCAGAAGCGCCGCTTTCTCCTCGGGCTTGCGTGGCTCACCTCGTTTCTGGGCGCGCTCACAGTCTCGACGGTGCTGTTCGTCTTCGCTCCGACAGTCGCGGCGCTTACCCTCGACGAAGCGGGCTTCGTTGCCGTCTTGCGGCTGTTCGCAGGGATCCTGTTTCTGGATACGCTTGCGAACCTGCTGTACGCGACGTTTCGTGCAGTCGAGTTGATCGAGTACGAGGTGTTCGCCGATCGACTGGTAAAGCCCGTTCTGCGAATCGTCGCCGTCGGCGGTGCGCTTCTCGTCGGGGCGTCGGTCTACGGCCTCGTCGCGGCGATGGTCGCCGCGAGCATGGTGACGCTCGTCGTTGCAGGCTTCCTCTTTCTGACTCGGCTCGACGTCCGGCCAACGCTACGTGGCCCGCACGCGACTCGCGAGACTGTCAGGGAGTACTACAACTACTCGTTACCACTGACCGCCAAAGAGGCAGGGACGGTCATGCAAGGGCGGATCGATGTGCTGATCGTCGGTGTCTTTCTCTCGTCGACTGCGGTCGGCATTTACAACGTCTCCGTACTCGTCTCGAGTCTGCTGTACATCCCGTTGCTTGCGTTCAACCAGTTATTTCCGCCAGTTGCCGCACGGCTGTACACCAACGACGAGCGGGCCGATCTGGCGGCTATCTACGGCGCAACGACGCGCTGGATCTTCACGATCAGCCTTTTGCTTGGCATCCTTGCGATCGTCTTCCGCGTCGAGATTCTGACGCTGTTCGGCCCCGAGTTCACCGCCGGAACGCTCGTGCTGACGCTGTTTGTCATCGGTCAACTGTTCAACTGTGCCACCGGACCGAGCGGCTATCTGCTGATGATGACTGATCACCAGTACGTCGTAATGGCCAACGAGTGGGTGTTCGGAATCGCCAACGTCGTCCTCAACGTCGTTCTCATCCAGCAGTTTGGTTTCGTCGGGGCGGCAGTGGCCTCCGCCGGTGTGCTCGCAGTCCGTAATCTCACGAAGGTTGCCGAAGTGTGGTACTTCGAGCGGCTTCATCCGTACTCCCGATCATTCTTCAAACCACTGCTTGCGGGCGCGGTTGCGGCACCTGGAATGGGTTTCGTCGGCTGGCTGTTACCCCCCCTCCCAGCCATTGTCGTCGGCGCAGTGGTTGGCATCGCGCTGTATGCTGCCGTCTTGCTATCTTTCGGTATCGAACCGGTCGATCGCAGAGCCTACCAGGAGGTTGCTGGAGCACCGGGGTCACCCGATTGAGTGATGGGTTCTCGTGGCTGTGGGGGGTCGATACGGCTGCCAGCGATGATGGGATTGGTAGTTGCTCGTCAGTATTCGGGAGCCTTCGGTGACCAGTGGCCCCGTCGGGCGCTATTCGATCGTCCGGTTTCGGCTCTCGATATACGAGCTCAGTCTCCCGAGGTAGCGCCTGTAACTCCCTACTGCGTATCTGGTGGTGTAGCTTGCGTCGACGTGACGGTTGGCTAGCTTTGCATACTGACGGCGACAACTGCTCGGACAGGTCGACGGAGTATCGCTATCTTCAGAATTCTCAAAAAGTCTGCAGGAATAATCTCTACGCGATGTTGTGAACACTGACCTTCCTTCCGGGCGTTTTGCTGTAACTGTATCTATCGTTAATTGCTATTCCGTCTGTGTCGGTTTGTTACGCAGGTCTGACTGTAAGACTTCACTCAATTTGCTACTGCTTTATCTTCTAATCTATTCTATCGATCAGAAATAAATACAGTGGGGCTGATCTTACTCACTCTGTCGTCAGAATCCTGCAACAGTACACAACGATTTTATCGGTCCTCCTCTAATTCATCCAGTATGGACAAAGAGGTACGAAGAGAAACGGCCGCAGCGATCGAGGATTGCCGCGAGTCGTTGCCCACCCAGCTCGACGCCGAGTCCGTGGTGTTCGGCTTCGATGGCTTCGTCGACCGGGTTCGGCGAATGGTCGCCGAGCGACAGGACGAGGATACCTATGATTCCCTGACGACGCTCGAAGAACTCGGCGATCGGATCAGCACGTCCGCGGCCGCCGATAGCTCGCTGTCGATCGAGTGGCTCAACACGGCGACCCGCACCGGCGGTCATACCGCACACCTCTCGCGGGCGTACGGTCACCTCGGCTACGATCCGGTGATGATCGGCACCTACGGCAACCCTATCGAGGAGCCCTTCGCCGAGGAGTTCGACGAGTTCGAGATGGTCTCCTTTGGCGATCCGGGATACACGGACGCCTGCGAGTTCGACGACGGGAAACTGATGTTGATGGAGATCAACAAGACACGGGACCTCGACTGGGCCGAAATCGTCGAGCACACCGAGCCAGCGGAGCTCGCAAACCGCATTGACGGTGCTGCGCTGTTCGGAATGGGCTACTTTGCCGACATGCCGAGTTTTCCAGACATCGTAGCGGGGCTGCTCGAAGACGTCTGGCCGTTGCTCGATGACCCGCCGGAAACCGTCATGGTCGATCCGGGCGATGTCCGCAAGCTCAGCGAGGCCGAACTG harbors:
- a CDS encoding GTP cyclohydrolase IIa → MSLVQLDNYGPWTVTPSPRRETDLQALQARLYAALADFVGNHDGYAFFDRFDNMIAVTDGMTVPDHERFQEQIRNQFPVTVSIGIGVGRTPTEALGAASQALQAEGSAQDADRTEQLATAGAVGDTRGSLTVAHFDVVDVTGEFTDQKAAGETSLAIQRATVSLASYLREEHEGIARFVGGDNIIALCPSLDEGAFEGAREHVQATTGIDLQVGVGEGETPHKAGYRAKLALEECRETGRRIERFSPQATIDR
- a CDS encoding zinc-dependent alcohol dehydrogenase, whose product is MNASALYFTDERTVETRSIEIDGPASDELLIETEFSAVSAGTELLVYRNETPPETAVDETIESLRGEFSYPMQYGYAAVGEVVDRGRDVEGDWVGKRVFAFNPHQTRFSARPDDVIEVPEELSAEHATLLPTVETATNLTLDVHPRLGEQVVVFGAGVIGLCTVRLLSEFPLDRLVAVDPIESRRALAVELGADTGCHPEHLGEHAGEVDVAVELSGQPDALDDAIGVVSYDGRVVVGSWYGTKRARIDFGSRFHRNRIELVSSQVSTIDPELRGRWDTDRRMDTALEWLGRMDAGSLVSHQIPFEEAGRAYELLDEREESAVQVVLTY
- a CDS encoding oligosaccharide flippase family protein is translated as MTDRGDESRVHSLVSIARGASLYTVGKIVSDAGEFLVHLLVSRWLGAGLYGLFAYGKTIAFTALLLTNLGSDTSILKYLPQYEDEPQKRRFLLGLAWLTSFLGALTVSTVLFVFAPTVAALTLDEAGFVAVLRLFAGILFLDTLANLLYATFRAVELIEYEVFADRLVKPVLRIVAVGGALLVGASVYGLVAAMVAASMVTLVVAGFLFLTRLDVRPTLRGPHATRETVREYYNYSLPLTAKEAGTVMQGRIDVLIVGVFLSSTAVGIYNVSVLVSSLLYIPLLAFNQLFPPVAARLYTNDERADLAAIYGATTRWIFTISLLLGILAIVFRVEILTLFGPEFTAGTLVLTLFVIGQLFNCATGPSGYLLMMTDHQYVVMANEWVFGIANVVLNVVLIQQFGFVGAAVASAGVLAVRNLTKVAEVWYFERLHPYSRSFFKPLLAGAVAAPGMGFVGWLLPPLPAIVVGAVVGIALYAAVLLSFGIEPVDRRAYQEVAGAPGSPD
- a CDS encoding PfkB family carbohydrate kinase; this translates as MDKEVRRETAAAIEDCRESLPTQLDAESVVFGFDGFVDRVRRMVAERQDEDTYDSLTTLEELGDRISTSAAADSSLSIEWLNTATRTGGHTAHLSRAYGHLGYDPVMIGTYGNPIEEPFAEEFDEFEMVSFGDPGYTDACEFDDGKLMLMEINKTRDLDWAEIVEHTEPAELANRIDGAALFGMGYFADMPSFPDIVAGLLEDVWPLLDDPPETVMVDPGDVRKLSEAELREGMDVITRLDDVATLTITANKFESTVLAETLSGGEYDTLAEASGAAYEALGVTRFVGHGAHESVVVTADGSSRVAVPRVEEPEITTSAGDHFNAGLSLGLVNDVPDRAAVAIGNAVASYFVGSGDQPSYEELHAYFDEYEAFLEA